In the genome of Methanoculleus horonobensis, one region contains:
- a CDS encoding LL-diaminopimelate aminotransferase, whose product MYSRRMDHLPPYLFARIDEMKEEKRRQGVDVIDLGVGDPDLPTPPHIVEALCAAARDPKNHHYPSYTGMLAYREAVAEWYRTRFGVDLDAKKETLALIGSKEGIAHIAEAFVNPGEVVLAADPGYPVYKTSTLFAEGKVHELPIRAENDFLPVLEDIPADVVKQAKLMFINYPNNPTAAIAPLSFFEEVVEFAREHNIVVVHDNAYSEITFDGYKAPSFLEVDGAMEVGVEMHSLSKTYNMTGWRIGMACGNPEIVAGLGRVKTNVDSGAFDAIQHAAIAALTGPQDCVTEACSIYQERRDVLVKGLTEIGLDVKAPKATFYVWAPVDDCMAFSAKLLDQAGIVATPGVGFGRNGEGFVRFAITRSIDRIDEAVERMRGIGL is encoded by the coding sequence ATGTATTCGAGACGCATGGATCACCTCCCCCCCTACCTTTTTGCACGCATCGACGAGATGAAAGAGGAAAAGCGGCGTCAGGGTGTCGACGTCATCGACCTCGGGGTCGGCGACCCCGACCTCCCCACCCCCCCGCATATCGTGGAGGCTCTCTGCGCCGCAGCCCGCGACCCGAAGAACCACCACTACCCCTCCTACACCGGCATGCTCGCCTACCGCGAGGCGGTGGCGGAGTGGTACCGGACGCGGTTCGGGGTCGACCTCGATGCGAAGAAGGAGACCCTCGCGCTCATCGGCTCGAAAGAAGGCATCGCGCACATCGCCGAGGCCTTCGTCAACCCCGGCGAAGTCGTCCTCGCGGCCGACCCGGGCTACCCGGTCTACAAGACCTCGACGCTCTTTGCCGAAGGGAAAGTCCACGAGCTGCCCATCCGCGCCGAGAACGACTTCCTCCCGGTGCTCGAGGATATCCCCGCCGACGTCGTGAAGCAGGCGAAGTTGATGTTTATCAACTACCCGAACAACCCCACCGCGGCCATAGCCCCCCTCTCGTTCTTCGAGGAGGTCGTCGAGTTCGCGCGGGAGCATAACATCGTCGTCGTCCACGACAACGCCTACTCCGAGATCACCTTCGACGGCTACAAGGCACCCTCGTTCCTCGAGGTCGACGGCGCGATGGAGGTCGGGGTCGAGATGCACTCGCTCTCGAAGACCTACAACATGACCGGGTGGCGGATCGGGATGGCCTGCGGCAACCCCGAGATCGTCGCAGGGCTCGGCCGGGTCAAGACCAACGTCGACTCGGGCGCCTTCGACGCCATCCAGCACGCCGCGATAGCGGCGCTGACCGGCCCCCAGGACTGTGTCACGGAGGCCTGCTCGATCTACCAGGAGCGGCGTGACGTTCTCGTGAAGGGTCTCACCGAGATCGGGCTCGACGTCAAGGCGCCGAAGGCGACCTTCTATGTCTGGGCGCCGGTCGACGACTGCATGGCGTTCTCCGCGAAACTCCTCGATCAGGCGGGCATCGTCGCGACCCCCGGCGTCGGGTTCGGCAGGAACGGCGAAGGGTTCGTCCGGTTCGCGATCACCCGGTCGATCGACCGGATCGACGAGGCCGTAGAGCGGATGCGGGGGATTGGCCTGTGA
- a CDS encoding OB-fold nucleic acid binding domain-containing protein yields MKFHYLLVDDLLGKEEFERQVEEKVAESGDLLDERTAAMLVVRDLGRAHIRIRDLAAAPSLACFFAKVLSIEEPREFERPDGTPGIVANVTVGDETGRARLTLWDEKAAAVAEIEAGDVLEILGRPKGKGKVPDVTAVAVQEAACEITCEETATSGGPGPAGDLEVRLLSIESPRTFTRRDGTPGEMVEAVIGNEDGVFRLVAWAPDVLLGVEPGENVVIRGAVARESDRGIEYSLGESASVIHSDTEIDLPMNTIAEVEEGGTYSLAGTVRSVQPPHSFVTRNGRQSSVRNLVIADPTGEVPIVVWGEKADEHLVPGDRLLAYNATARRGRYGDLEVHLSWGSALVVLAEEEEEIEVTGTVVPTRQGTALDTGDACYLLREPLPVGYIVRARGTVHRGVISPSSLKAVQPDPDDLQRRLDRFSGQPRS; encoded by the coding sequence GTGAAGTTCCACTACCTCCTGGTCGATGACCTCCTCGGAAAGGAGGAGTTCGAGCGGCAGGTGGAGGAGAAGGTGGCGGAGTCGGGCGACCTCCTGGACGAACGGACGGCGGCGATGCTGGTCGTCAGGGATCTCGGACGGGCGCACATCCGTATCCGCGACCTCGCGGCGGCCCCGAGCCTCGCGTGCTTCTTTGCGAAGGTGCTCTCCATCGAGGAGCCGCGGGAGTTCGAGCGGCCCGACGGCACTCCCGGGATCGTCGCGAACGTGACGGTGGGCGACGAGACCGGGAGGGCCAGGCTGACTCTCTGGGACGAGAAGGCCGCCGCGGTCGCGGAGATAGAGGCGGGCGACGTCCTCGAGATCCTCGGCCGGCCGAAGGGCAAAGGAAAGGTCCCCGACGTCACCGCCGTCGCGGTACAGGAGGCGGCGTGCGAGATAACCTGCGAGGAGACCGCGACTTCCGGAGGGCCCGGACCGGCAGGGGATCTCGAGGTCAGACTGCTCTCGATCGAGAGCCCCCGGACGTTCACCCGTCGCGACGGAACACCCGGTGAGATGGTCGAAGCAGTGATCGGGAACGAGGACGGCGTCTTCCGGCTCGTCGCCTGGGCGCCGGACGTCCTCCTCGGGGTGGAGCCGGGAGAGAACGTCGTCATCCGCGGGGCGGTCGCCCGCGAGAGCGACCGGGGGATCGAGTACAGCCTCGGCGAATCCGCCTCCGTGATCCACTCCGACACCGAGATCGATCTCCCCATGAACACCATCGCCGAGGTCGAGGAGGGCGGGACGTACTCGCTTGCCGGGACGGTTCGCTCCGTCCAGCCCCCCCACTCGTTCGTCACGCGGAACGGGCGGCAGTCCTCGGTCAGGAACCTGGTCATCGCCGATCCGACCGGCGAGGTTCCGATCGTCGTCTGGGGCGAGAAGGCGGACGAACACCTGGTGCCCGGCGACCGGCTCCTGGCCTACAACGCGACCGCACGGCGGGGGCGGTACGGCGATCTTGAGGTGCACCTCTCGTGGGGGAGCGCACTCGTCGTCCTCGCCGAGGAGGAGGAGGAGATCGAGGTGACGGGAACAGTCGTCCCCACCCGGCAGGGAACCGCCCTCGACACCGGCGACGCCTGCTACCTCCTCCGTGAACCGCTGCCCGTCGGATACATCGTGCGCGCGCGTGGCACGGTGCACAGGGGCGTGATCAGCCCGAGCAGTCTCAAGGCAGTACAACCCGATCCCGACGACCTGCAACGCCGCCTGGATCGGTTCTCCGGGCAACCCCGATCCTGA
- a CDS encoding presenilin family intramembrane aspartyl protease PSH, protein MQIRDWLPLLGMALMLLLVQIIAIILVMPMQAAGLVAFEDPESVANPLIFIGMLLAFTLVLLFLLRTGGRRFIAVFIGFALFMTFLYIFGALSLLLFGATTAAVAGTLIGAVAATALLYLYPEWYVIDILGVLISAGVASIFGISLAVVPVLVLLVLLAIYDAISVYRTKHMITLAEGVLETKAPILVVVPKRADYSFRKEGLNIGKGEERGAFVMGMGDLIMPSILVASSHAFVGAPAVIWLLSAPTLGAMVGSLAGLAVLLYFVNKGNPQAGLPPLNGGAILGFLVGAALAGSFSWLPF, encoded by the coding sequence ATGCAGATACGCGACTGGCTACCCCTTCTCGGAATGGCCCTGATGCTTTTACTTGTCCAGATCATCGCCATCATCCTCGTCATGCCCATGCAGGCGGCGGGGCTTGTTGCGTTTGAAGATCCCGAATCGGTGGCGAATCCCCTGATCTTCATAGGGATGCTGCTCGCCTTCACGCTGGTTCTGCTCTTCCTGCTCCGGACAGGCGGCCGACGGTTCATCGCCGTCTTTATCGGGTTTGCCCTCTTCATGACGTTTCTCTACATATTCGGTGCGCTCTCCCTCCTTCTCTTTGGGGCCACGACCGCTGCCGTGGCCGGAACGCTCATCGGCGCCGTAGCGGCGACTGCGCTCCTCTACCTCTATCCGGAGTGGTATGTCATCGACATCCTCGGCGTTCTGATCTCTGCCGGGGTTGCGTCCATCTTCGGGATCTCACTCGCCGTCGTGCCGGTGCTCGTGCTGCTCGTGCTGCTTGCGATCTACGACGCCATATCGGTCTACCGGACAAAGCACATGATCACCCTCGCCGAAGGCGTCCTCGAGACGAAGGCGCCCATCCTGGTCGTGGTCCCGAAGAGAGCGGATTACTCGTTCAGAAAAGAGGGGCTCAACATCGGTAAGGGGGAGGAGCGCGGCGCGTTCGTCATGGGCATGGGCGACCTCATCATGCCCTCTATCCTTGTCGCGTCGTCGCACGCCTTCGTGGGCGCGCCCGCGGTCATCTGGCTCCTCTCCGCCCCGACACTCGGCGCGATGGTGGGATCGCTTGCAGGACTCGCGGTGCTCCTCTACTTCGTCAACAAGGGTAACCCCCAGGCGGGTCTCCCGCCGTTAAACGGCGGGGCTATTCTTGGGTTTCTGGTTGGGGCGGCTCTCGCAGGCTCGTTTTCGTGGCTTCCTTTCTGA
- a CDS encoding phosphoglycolate phosphatase, with translation MLKALVTDVDGTITDRRRRINTAAVEAVRTLVDAGIEVVLASGNTVCFMDGLCKMVGTDGTIIGENGGVYRRGFSGTLRIPGDKNACLAAFEVLKDYFAGRGIELELYSAQYRFADVAFARNIDPDEARAVIRDHDFSVQVLDTGFAIHLQTPGVNKGTALVELAREMGLSPSEMMAIGDSENDTEMLEAAGFGVAVANAPARTRSAADRVTEEAYGDGFVEAVKKYFDDLEVR, from the coding sequence GTGCTGAAGGCGCTCGTAACGGACGTCGACGGCACCATCACCGACCGGCGGCGGCGGATCAACACCGCCGCCGTCGAGGCCGTCCGAACCCTCGTCGACGCCGGGATCGAAGTGGTGCTCGCGAGCGGCAACACCGTCTGCTTCATGGACGGTCTCTGCAAGATGGTCGGGACGGACGGGACGATCATCGGCGAGAACGGCGGCGTCTACCGGAGGGGGTTTTCAGGCACCCTCCGCATCCCCGGCGACAAGAACGCCTGCCTCGCGGCATTCGAGGTTCTCAAAGACTATTTTGCCGGGAGGGGCATCGAACTCGAACTCTACAGTGCGCAGTACCGGTTCGCCGACGTTGCCTTCGCCCGGAATATCGACCCCGACGAGGCAAGAGCAGTCATTCGCGACCACGACTTCTCCGTCCAGGTGCTCGATACCGGGTTTGCAATCCATCTCCAGACCCCCGGCGTCAACAAAGGAACGGCGCTCGTGGAACTTGCCCGCGAGATGGGGCTTTCCCCCTCGGAGATGATGGCCATCGGCGACTCCGAGAACGACACCGAGATGCTCGAAGCCGCGGGCTTCGGCGTCGCTGTTGCAAACGCCCCTGCCCGGACCCGATCGGCGGCGGACCGGGTCACCGAAGAAGCCTACGGGGACGGGTTCGTGGAAGCGGTAAAAAAGTACTTTGATGATCTTGAGGTACGGTAA
- a CDS encoding PRC-barrel domain-containing protein yields MSKTFCRSLAKKKVMSNDGMLIGIIKNIIVDLNTGQVVDLLVKPDETFKTEGYRTDGDKMLVPFESVKDIKDYVVVDRYLLKR; encoded by the coding sequence ATGAGCAAAACCTTCTGCCGTTCCCTTGCCAAGAAGAAAGTGATGAGTAACGATGGCATGCTCATCGGGATCATCAAGAATATCATCGTCGATCTCAACACGGGGCAGGTTGTCGACCTGCTCGTCAAACCGGACGAGACGTTCAAGACCGAGGGCTACAGGACGGATGGGGACAAGATGCTCGTGCCGTTCGAGTCGGTGAAGGACATAAAAGATTACGTCGTTGTCGACCGCTACCTGTTGAAGAGATAA
- a CDS encoding histone family protein, whose amino-acid sequence MTDIPLAPVGRIVKKSGAERVSSDANEELAKLMEQYASRIAKEAIKLAGHAGRKTVKATDVRMAAETVK is encoded by the coding sequence ATGACTGATATACCTCTGGCACCTGTTGGCAGAATCGTAAAGAAATCCGGCGCGGAACGTGTGAGTTCCGATGCCAATGAAGAACTCGCGAAACTGATGGAGCAGTATGCTTCACGGATCGCGAAAGAAGCGATCAAGCTGGCGGGCCACGCGGGCAGGAAGACGGTTAAAGCAACTGACGTCCGGATGGCGGCCGAGACCGTAAAGTAA
- the lysA gene encoding diaminopimelate decarboxylase, with translation MILPSHLSVRDSRLRIGEHDTVDLAERFGTPLYVTSEDRIRENFGRLSGALTAHYPKIRTLYAAKANGNLAVFKTLASMGAGADVFSAGEVALALAAGMRPESLLFNGSSKTSADLALAVEKGIRVSVDSPDELRQLDRAAGEAGKTVDIAFRVNPAIEVPTHPKIATGLATSKFGIPAGQILDAYREALALEHVNPVGIHCHIGSQILAVEPFAREVGVLIDVARDLIDIGVEPKFIDIGGGLGIPYRRETDRAPTPEEYAGAVMPVFLRGIKDLGIEPELWVEPGRWLVADSTLLLTRVNSVKTAHAAFANVDAGFNLLIRPTMYDSYHEVVAANKADAPAVQKYSVTGPICETGDILAKDRMLPDLEAGDLIAVLDAGAYGFAMSSQYNSRPRCAEVLLAGEKAALMRRAETIDDLTAPMVTVPWQE, from the coding sequence GTGATCCTCCCCTCTCACCTCTCGGTCAGGGACAGCCGTCTCCGGATCGGGGAGCACGACACGGTGGATCTCGCGGAACGGTTCGGCACCCCGCTCTACGTCACGAGCGAGGATAGGATCCGCGAGAACTTCGGGCGTCTCTCCGGCGCACTCACCGCCCATTACCCCAAAATCCGCACCCTCTACGCCGCGAAGGCGAACGGCAACCTCGCGGTCTTCAAGACGCTCGCATCCATGGGCGCCGGGGCCGACGTCTTCTCCGCAGGTGAGGTCGCGCTCGCCCTTGCCGCCGGGATGCGCCCGGAGTCGCTCCTCTTCAACGGGAGCTCGAAGACCTCCGCCGACCTCGCCCTCGCGGTCGAGAAAGGCATCCGCGTCTCCGTGGACTCGCCCGACGAACTCCGGCAGCTCGACCGCGCGGCCGGCGAAGCGGGCAAGACCGTCGATATCGCCTTCCGGGTCAACCCGGCGATCGAAGTCCCCACCCACCCGAAGATCGCGACGGGGCTTGCCACAAGCAAGTTCGGCATCCCTGCCGGGCAGATCCTGGATGCCTACAGGGAAGCGCTCGCGCTCGAACACGTAAACCCGGTCGGGATCCACTGCCACATCGGCTCGCAGATCCTCGCCGTAGAGCCGTTCGCCCGCGAGGTCGGGGTGCTGATCGACGTCGCCCGGGACCTGATCGATATCGGCGTTGAGCCGAAGTTCATCGACATCGGAGGCGGCCTCGGCATCCCCTACCGTCGGGAGACCGATCGCGCCCCGACGCCGGAGGAGTACGCGGGAGCAGTCATGCCGGTCTTCCTCCGCGGCATCAAAGACCTCGGGATCGAGCCCGAACTCTGGGTCGAGCCCGGCCGGTGGCTCGTCGCCGACTCGACGCTTCTTCTGACACGGGTCAACTCCGTCAAGACCGCTCATGCGGCGTTTGCGAACGTTGACGCCGGGTTCAATCTCCTCATCCGGCCGACGATGTATGACTCCTACCACGAGGTCGTTGCGGCGAACAAGGCCGATGCGCCCGCCGTGCAGAAGTACTCCGTCACGGGGCCGATCTGCGAGACCGGCGACATCCTCGCGAAAGACCGGATGCTCCCCGATCTCGAAGCAGGCGATCTCATCGCGGTGCTGGACGCCGGGGCATACGGGTTTGCGATGTCGTCGCAGTACAACAGCCGCCCCCGGTGCGCCGAGGTGCTCCTCGCGGGCGAGAAGGCTGCCCTGATGCGCCGGGCGGAGACGATCGACGACCTGACCGCCCCCATGGTGACGGTGCCCTGGCAGGAATGA
- the fen gene encoding flap endonuclease-1, which translates to MGVAIRDILADSKETLTWDDLSGIAALDAHNALYQFLSIIRQPDGTPLMNGAGRVTSHLSGILFRTVNFLEKGIRPVFVFDGKPPEFKQETINERREHRARADEAWKTALREGDMEEAYKQASASARIDSHTIASSRELLDLLGIPWIQAPSEGEAQAAYMARQGKVTYAVSQDYDSLLFGSPVLVRNLTVSGRRKTRGRTITVNPERIVLPSLLDRLGVTREQLVEIGILVGTDFNPGIRGVGGKTALKIVRNGEFEGVIAEKQPDFDPAPVREFFLDPPITDDYTLEWRTPDVEGVVEMLCGRYDFSEERVRSALAKVSVKATQKTLDAWF; encoded by the coding sequence ATGGGCGTTGCTATCCGGGATATCCTGGCAGACAGTAAAGAGACGTTGACGTGGGACGATCTATCCGGCATCGCCGCATTGGACGCCCATAACGCACTCTACCAGTTCCTCTCCATCATCCGGCAGCCGGACGGAACTCCGCTGATGAACGGTGCGGGCCGGGTCACCTCGCACCTCTCCGGCATCCTCTTTCGGACGGTAAACTTCCTGGAGAAGGGTATCCGCCCGGTCTTTGTCTTCGACGGGAAGCCGCCGGAGTTCAAGCAGGAGACGATCAACGAGCGGCGCGAACATCGCGCCAGGGCAGACGAGGCCTGGAAGACGGCGCTCCGGGAGGGCGACATGGAGGAGGCCTACAAGCAGGCGAGCGCATCCGCCCGCATCGACAGCCACACCATCGCGTCGTCCCGAGAACTCCTCGACCTGCTCGGCATCCCCTGGATCCAGGCGCCGAGCGAGGGCGAAGCGCAGGCGGCTTACATGGCGCGGCAGGGGAAGGTCACCTACGCGGTCTCCCAGGACTACGACTCGCTCCTCTTCGGCTCCCCGGTGCTGGTGCGAAACCTCACCGTCAGCGGGCGGCGAAAGACCAGGGGCCGGACGATCACGGTGAACCCCGAACGGATCGTCCTCCCCTCCCTCCTCGACCGTCTCGGCGTCACGAGAGAGCAGCTCGTCGAGATCGGCATCCTGGTCGGCACGGACTTCAACCCGGGCATCCGGGGCGTCGGCGGCAAGACGGCCTTAAAGATCGTTCGGAACGGCGAGTTCGAGGGAGTGATCGCCGAGAAACAGCCCGACTTCGATCCCGCTCCTGTCCGGGAGTTCTTCCTCGACCCGCCGATCACCGACGACTACACCCTCGAGTGGAGGACGCCGGACGTCGAGGGCGTCGTGGAGATGCTCTGTGGCCGCTACGACTTCTCCGAGGAGCGGGTCAGGAGCGCTCTCGCCAAGGTCTCGGTGAAGGCGACACAGAAGACGCTCGACGCCTGGTTCTGA
- a CDS encoding NOG1 family protein, producing the protein MEFETIPTVPTADEVLDRSLRRAAAKKKLKTNVDTANEEFVRAVAKAIHDKLKSVVSSFPSFERLSPFYQEAADILVSLDRLKRSLGAVNWAADQTWVIGSGYARSMRSGVDTPPKRRQAVARIASIVHQVEDDLVYLNEARNILRKLPHVNDDDFTVVVAGFPNVGKSSFIRLVSTAEPEIAAYPFTTKGIVVGHREIGKRDRIQFIDTPGVLERPAEERNPIERQAVSAIINTADVVLFILDASEHCGYSLDDQNRLLEEVHRLVDVPVVAVANKADIRGLEGYPAMSTLTGEGVEEVLGLLLAFRKEATKTSLREPPQPETQE; encoded by the coding sequence GTGGAATTCGAAACCATCCCGACCGTTCCTACGGCGGACGAAGTGCTCGACCGCAGTCTTCGCAGGGCGGCAGCCAAGAAGAAGCTGAAGACCAACGTCGATACCGCGAACGAGGAGTTCGTAAGAGCGGTCGCGAAAGCCATCCACGACAAATTAAAGAGTGTGGTCAGCTCGTTTCCGAGCTTCGAGCGCCTCTCGCCCTTTTACCAGGAGGCGGCCGACATCCTGGTCTCGCTCGACCGGCTGAAACGATCCCTCGGCGCCGTCAACTGGGCGGCCGACCAGACCTGGGTCATCGGCTCCGGTTACGCCCGCAGCATGCGATCCGGAGTAGACACACCCCCAAAACGGCGGCAGGCCGTCGCCCGCATAGCCTCGATCGTTCACCAGGTGGAAGACGATCTCGTATACTTAAACGAGGCCCGGAACATCCTGCGGAAACTCCCGCACGTGAACGACGACGACTTCACCGTGGTGGTGGCAGGATTCCCGAACGTGGGGAAATCCTCGTTCATCCGGCTTGTCTCCACGGCGGAACCCGAGATCGCCGCCTACCCGTTCACCACCAAGGGGATCGTCGTCGGCCACCGGGAGATCGGCAAGCGCGACCGGATCCAGTTCATCGATACCCCCGGCGTCCTCGAGCGCCCGGCAGAGGAGAGGAACCCCATCGAGCGGCAGGCGGTCAGCGCCATCATCAACACGGCCGATGTCGTCCTCTTCATCCTGGACGCAAGCGAACACTGCGGCTACTCGCTCGACGATCAGAACAGGCTCCTCGAGGAGGTACACCGGCTCGTCGACGTCCCGGTGGTAGCGGTTGCAAACAAGGCGGATATCCGGGGGCTCGAGGGCTACCCGGCTATGTCCACGCTCACGGGAGAGGGAGTGGAGGAGGTGCTCGGTCTTTTGCTCGCATTCAGAAAGGAAGCCACGAAAACGAGCCTGCGAGAGCCGCCCCAACCAGAAACCCAAGAATAG
- the radA gene encoding DNA repair and recombination protein RadA codes for MSEIDLEDLPGVGATTADKLREAGYGTVESVATATTSDLAEAAEIGEATAKKVILAARKMADIGGFKTGRDILDKRKDIKKLKTLVPEFDELVGGGLETQAITEVYGEFGSGKSQLVHQMAVNAQLPEELGGLAGGVIYVDTENTFRPERIEQMLNGLPEEAEIGDIDEVLERIHVARAHSSDHQMLLLDTARELSNDLRNSDYPVRLFVIDSLTSLFRSEYAGRGTLAPRQQKLNRHMHDLLKLIDDHNAVGLVTNQVMSNPGVLFGDPTKPIGGNIVGHTATFRLYLRKSKGGKRVARLVDSPNLPEGEAAFMVEQAGLKPC; via the coding sequence ATGTCAGAGATTGATCTTGAAGATTTACCCGGCGTCGGAGCGACCACTGCCGACAAGCTCCGCGAAGCCGGATACGGAACCGTCGAGAGCGTTGCGACGGCCACCACGTCGGATCTCGCCGAGGCGGCAGAGATCGGCGAGGCCACCGCAAAGAAGGTGATCCTCGCCGCACGGAAGATGGCGGATATCGGCGGTTTCAAGACAGGCAGGGATATCCTCGATAAGAGGAAGGATATCAAGAAACTGAAGACGCTGGTGCCCGAGTTCGACGAACTGGTCGGCGGCGGCCTCGAGACGCAGGCAATAACGGAGGTTTACGGTGAGTTCGGGTCGGGTAAGAGCCAGCTCGTCCACCAGATGGCCGTCAACGCCCAGCTCCCCGAAGAACTCGGCGGCCTCGCCGGCGGGGTCATCTACGTAGACACCGAGAACACCTTCCGGCCGGAGCGGATCGAACAGATGCTGAACGGCCTCCCCGAAGAGGCGGAGATCGGGGATATCGACGAGGTCCTCGAACGGATCCACGTCGCGCGGGCGCACAGCTCCGACCACCAGATGCTCCTCCTCGATACCGCACGGGAACTTTCAAACGACCTGCGGAACTCCGACTACCCGGTCAGGCTCTTCGTCATCGACTCGTTGACGTCGCTCTTCCGTTCGGAGTATGCGGGACGGGGCACCCTTGCCCCACGGCAGCAGAAACTGAACCGGCACATGCACGACCTCCTGAAGTTGATCGACGACCACAACGCCGTCGGCCTGGTGACCAACCAGGTGATGTCGAACCCCGGCGTCCTCTTCGGCGACCCCACGAAACCGATCGGCGGCAACATCGTCGGCCACACGGCAACCTTCCGGCTCTACCTCAGAAAAAGCAAGGGCGGCAAGAGAGTCGCCCGTCTCGTGGACAGCCCGAACCTCCCCGAGGGCGAGGCGGCGTTCATGGTCGAGCAGGCAGGGCTCAAGCCGTGCTGA
- a CDS encoding CBS domain-containing protein — MELSPIQKDILITLITLYHQSSHSIKGEEIAEVLKRNPGTVRNQMQALKALGLVDGVPGPKGGYSPTAGAYRELNLGDLEHQSEVPIYRDGERVGGVRVTELGFTTLCHPDLCQAMIRIIGSVKLFRIGDMVSIGPTPVNKLLVRGEVFGMDENLQALLISVSEMISLPKQSIKHYMSAPLLTLPFTATLRDAAHLFNTHHIHGAPVLKEGGDLAGIITLSDLARALDEGQTLDSPVAEVMTTDVVEAPSSIRLYELVGRFKEREIGRLIVVEDGKPVGIVTQTDIIRVFPSL; from the coding sequence ATGGAGCTCTCTCCGATTCAGAAGGATATCCTGATAACTTTGATTACCCTATACCATCAGTCTTCCCACTCTATAAAAGGTGAGGAGATCGCAGAGGTGCTGAAGCGCAACCCCGGAACCGTCCGCAACCAGATGCAGGCCTTGAAAGCTCTCGGGCTGGTCGACGGCGTTCCCGGCCCGAAAGGAGGATACAGCCCGACCGCAGGAGCATACAGGGAGCTGAATCTCGGGGACCTCGAGCACCAGTCCGAGGTGCCGATCTACCGCGACGGCGAGAGGGTGGGAGGCGTCCGGGTCACGGAGCTCGGGTTCACCACTCTCTGCCACCCGGACCTCTGCCAGGCGATGATCCGGATCATCGGGAGCGTGAAACTCTTCCGGATCGGGGATATGGTCTCGATCGGCCCCACCCCGGTGAATAAACTCCTCGTCCGCGGCGAGGTCTTCGGGATGGATGAGAACCTGCAGGCGCTTCTCATCAGCGTCTCCGAGATGATATCCCTCCCCAAACAGTCGATCAAGCACTATATGAGCGCTCCGCTCCTGACCCTGCCGTTCACCGCCACCCTCCGCGACGCCGCGCACCTCTTCAATACCCACCATATCCACGGCGCGCCGGTGCTGAAGGAAGGCGGCGACCTCGCGGGCATCATAACGCTGAGCGATCTCGCTCGCGCCCTGGACGAGGGCCAGACGCTGGATTCGCCCGTCGCTGAGGTCATGACGACCGATGTGGTCGAGGCGCCGTCGTCGATCCGGCTCTACGAGCTCGTGGGCCGGTTCAAGGAACGGGAGATCGGGAGGTTGATTGTGGTCGAGGACGGCAAGCCCGTCGGGATCGTTACCCAGACCGATATAATTCGGGTCTTTCCCTCACTTTGA